In Thermococcus gorgonarius, the genomic window ACCTTTCGGTGGTTTGGGTCATCGTGAGTTCTCAGCTTGAAGAATTGAATGAGGAAATTGAGAAAATCATTGAGAAGGAGTGCTAGTTCCCGAAGATTAGCTTCTTCAGCTTTTCGGGAAGCTCCTCAATCTTTACCCGCACCTGCTCCCTCGTGTCGCGGTCGCGGATTGTGACCGTGTTGTCTTCCGGCGTCTGGTTGTCTATTGTCACACAGTAGGGCGTTCCGATTTCGTCGTAGCGGAGATAGCGCCTCCCTATCGTGTCTTTCTCATCGTAGACGGCTATGAAGCCGGCCTTCTGGAGGGTTCTGAAGACGTCGTAGGCTATGCTCTTGAGCGGCTCCTTGGCAACCAGCGGGAGCACGGCCACCTCTATTGGTGCCATGTCCTTCTTGAGCCTGAGATAAGTCCTGTCCTCCTCTATAACGAGGCTGTTCTCAAGGAGCAGGTAGAACGGCCTGTCTATGCCGAAACTCGGCTCCAAAACATGGGGCACTATCTTCTCGCCCGTTATCTTCTCCTCGACTTCCCTGATTATGAAGTCGTCCTTTTCAAGCTCGTAGCCCTCGATTGTAACCCTGCCCTCCCTTTCAAGGAGCTCCACCAGCTCGCGCTTCTTCTCCTCGTCCAAGCCCTTTATCAGCTCGTTTATCCTCTTGGCGTCCTTCTTGAGCTTCGGACCGACGCGCTTCATGTTAAGACTAACTTCAAGTCTCTTCACGATTTTTGGCTCGTCGTAGTGGATAAGAACCGTTAAGTCAGCCCCGCTCTCGCGCATGTGTCTGCTGAGGTCGTAGTCGCCGCGGTTGGCTATCCCAACACACTCCACCCAGCCGAAGCGCTCGCTGTGAATTTCCGCGTCCCAGGTGTCGCGGGAGTAGTGGGCCCTCTCTTCCGGCAGCTGCTGGCGGAACCTAATCTTGCCCTCCGGGATGCCAATGTCGAGGAGAACCCGCTTCACCATCACCATGTAGTAGGCGAAGAAGGTGTTCATGATGTAGCCCTTCTTTACGGCCTCCTCGGCGGTTATCTCAATCTCTCCAAGGTTCTTGAGCTGGTGCTCTATCGGGTAGAGCCTGAGAACCTCATCTTTAACCTCGTCGAAGTGGGGATGCTCCGTTTCGTTGGGGTTGAAGAATATCTCAGCTTCCGCCTGCGTGAACTCCCTGAGGCGGAGCATTCCCTGCCTCGGAGAAATCTCGTTGCGATAGGCTTTTCCGATCTGGAAGACGCCGAAGGGCAGTTTATTTCTCGCAAAGTTGGCCAGACGCCTGAAATTGACGAACATTCCCTGTGCAGTTTCGGGCCTTAGATAACCCTTCTGGTCCCCGTATGGGCCGATTCTCGTCTCGAACATAAGGTTAAAGTACCACACGTCGCTTAGTTCGCCACCGCATTCGGGACAGCGGATGTCGTGCTCCCTTATAAGCTGGGTGAGGTGTTCGGCGCTCATTCCCTCGGTGTCTATGCCCAAAGCCTCTTCAACGAGGTGGTCTGCCCTAAACCTTGCCCCACACTTCTTACACTCAACCAGAGGGTCAACAAACTTCTCGACGTGTCCGCTCGCT contains:
- the glyS gene encoding glycine--tRNA ligase: MGEKPDKYEILQDLMRRRGFAWGSFEIYGGSRGFYDYGPLGATIKRKIEQKIREAFQREGFFEVETPDITPEKVFIASGHVEKFVDPLVECKKCGARFRADHLVEEALGIDTEGMSAEHLTQLIREHDIRCPECGGELSDVWYFNLMFETRIGPYGDQKGYLRPETAQGMFVNFRRLANFARNKLPFGVFQIGKAYRNEISPRQGMLRLREFTQAEAEIFFNPNETEHPHFDEVKDEVLRLYPIEHQLKNLGEIEITAEEAVKKGYIMNTFFAYYMVMVKRVLLDIGIPEGKIRFRQQLPEERAHYSRDTWDAEIHSERFGWVECVGIANRGDYDLSRHMRESGADLTVLIHYDEPKIVKRLEVSLNMKRVGPKLKKDAKRINELIKGLDEEKKRELVELLEREGRVTIEGYELEKDDFIIREVEEKITGEKIVPHVLEPSFGIDRPFYLLLENSLVIEEDRTYLRLKKDMAPIEVAVLPLVAKEPLKSIAYDVFRTLQKAGFIAVYDEKDTIGRRYLRYDEIGTPYCVTIDNQTPEDNTVTIRDRDTREQVRVKIEELPEKLKKLIFGN